The following proteins are co-located in the Candidatus Nitrotoga sp. AM1P genome:
- the nth gene encoding endonuclease III, translated as MNQAKRQEIFLRLQAANPHPTTELEYHSAFELLVAVILSAQATDVSVNAATRQLFPVANTPQNILDLGEEKLRGYVQRIGLYKTKAKHIIQTCRLLLENNNGNVPQTREALEALPGVGRKTANVVLNTAFGQPTIAVDTHIFRVSNRTGLAPGKTTLEVEQKLLKFVPDKFKHDAHHWLILHGRYICQARKPKCGICRIVDLCEYRHKEI; from the coding sequence GTGAATCAAGCAAAACGCCAGGAAATTTTTCTACGCCTGCAAGCAGCCAATCCGCACCCGACCACTGAGCTGGAATACCACTCGGCGTTTGAGCTCCTTGTGGCGGTGATCCTATCGGCACAAGCTACCGATGTCAGCGTAAATGCCGCCACCCGGCAATTATTCCCGGTAGCTAACACACCGCAGAACATTCTCGATCTGGGCGAAGAAAAATTGCGCGGCTATGTACAACGCATCGGCCTTTACAAAACCAAGGCAAAGCACATTATTCAAACCTGTCGACTATTATTAGAAAATAATAATGGCAACGTGCCGCAAACACGCGAGGCGCTGGAAGCTCTTCCGGGTGTAGGACGCAAGACCGCAAATGTAGTGCTCAATACTGCCTTCGGCCAACCCACCATCGCAGTAGATACACACATTTTCCGCGTATCCAACCGCACCGGCCTTGCCCCCGGCAAAACGACGCTGGAAGTAGAACAAAAACTGCTCAAGTTTGTACCGGACAAATTTAAACATGATGCACACCATTGGCTGATCCTGCATGGACGCTATATATGTCAAGCACGCAAGCCAAAATGTGGCATTTGTCGCATCGTAGATCTGTGTGAATACCGCCACAAGGAAATATAA
- a CDS encoding DUF1841 family protein, translating into MFNPSRDEARMFLIDTWRKRRAGALLSPLEDLAAQLIEKHPEYYSILENPERYQDKDYTPEQGTTNPFLHLMMHLTIEEQISIDQPHGIRMHFQRLVAQHQSEHNAQHRMMECLGEMIWQAQRNSTAPDANVYLNCLEKQ; encoded by the coding sequence ATGTTCAACCCCAGCAGAGATGAAGCACGAATGTTTCTCATCGATACCTGGCGCAAGCGTCGCGCAGGCGCGCTGCTCTCTCCACTGGAAGACCTCGCTGCACAGCTCATCGAAAAGCATCCTGAATATTACTCAATACTGGAAAATCCGGAACGCTATCAGGATAAAGACTACACACCAGAACAAGGCACAACGAACCCCTTTCTGCACCTGATGATGCACCTCACTATTGAGGAGCAGATTTCCATCGACCAACCGCATGGCATCCGCATGCACTTTCAGCGTCTTGTTGCACAACATCAATCAGAACACAACGCTCAACATCGCATGATGGAATGCCTGGGTGAAATGATCTGGCAGGCGCAGCGTAACAGCACAGCACCAGATGCAAACGTGTACTTGAATTGTCTGGAGAAACAATAG
- a CDS encoding cob(I)yrinic acid a,c-diamide adenosyltransferase, producing MANRLSKIVTRTGDKGSTGLADGTRVEKYCARIHAIGSVDELNSHLGVLLAETIPDDERNLLVHIQHDLFDLGGALAYPAAQFTEDKLLHMDAAIAHYNADLPPLKEFILPGGTRAAAQCHVARTVARRAERDFAALAQLEAVPQYGLPYLNRLSDLLFILCRVLNHTMGQEETLWQRTLLKRLET from the coding sequence GTGGCTAATCGTTTAAGCAAAATTGTCACCCGCACGGGGGATAAAGGAAGTACCGGACTAGCCGACGGCACGCGCGTGGAAAAATATTGTGCACGCATTCACGCCATCGGCAGCGTAGATGAACTTAACAGCCATCTCGGCGTACTGCTGGCTGAAACTATACCGGATGACGAGCGCAACTTACTGGTACATATACAGCATGACCTGTTCGATCTCGGCGGTGCGTTAGCATATCCTGCTGCGCAATTTACCGAAGACAAGCTCCTGCACATGGATGCCGCCATTGCTCACTACAATGCTGACCTGCCACCACTTAAGGAATTTATCCTTCCGGGTGGAACCCGTGCAGCGGCACAATGCCATGTAGCGCGTACCGTGGCACGTCGCGCTGAACGAGACTTTGCCGCACTCGCTCAGCTCGAAGCCGTACCACAATATGGCCTACCCTACTTGAACCGTCTTTCGGACTTATTGTTCATACTGTGTCGTGTACTCAATCACACAATGGGGCAAGAAGAAACGTTATGGCAAAGAACATTACTAAAGCGACTAGAGACCTAA
- a CDS encoding PEP-CTERM sorting domain-containing protein — MKIPFKYARSTRNGSSLRLLSTLEWVVISLFFCPFSVSAAPLLGSALSSFGVLGKAGVTNVQKSKINGNLSFSKNIFVGEEYTSETFSSVPPLVLPVPDIISYPVDNTVVGPIVDVGSNFTAPILPATGFESSGSINQAGNIQSVAAVPEPATLALLGLGLAGLGFARRRHG, encoded by the coding sequence ATGAAGATTCCATTTAAATATGCTAGAAGTACGCGTAATGGTAGCTCATTGAGGTTATTGTCGACTTTGGAATGGGTAGTGATTAGTTTATTTTTCTGCCCATTCTCGGTATCGGCTGCGCCACTGTTGGGTTCCGCTTTGTCCAGCTTTGGAGTCCTAGGTAAAGCGGGGGTAACCAATGTTCAAAAAAGTAAGATTAATGGAAATTTGAGTTTCTCAAAAAATATCTTTGTTGGCGAGGAATACACCTCTGAAACATTCAGCTCAGTACCCCCCTTAGTACTCCCGGTCCCGGACATTATCTCATACCCAGTGGACAACACCGTTGTTGGACCTATTGTCGACGTTGGTTCGAACTTTACTGCCCCGATCTTGCCGGCTACTGGGTTCGAAAGCAGTGGTAGCATTAACCAAGCTGGCAATATTCAATCGGTAGCAGCCGTACCTGAACCTGCAACCTTGGCGTTGCTGGGACTCGGACTTGCGGGACTTGGATTTGCTCGCCGTCGCCACGGCTGA